The Leadbetterella byssophila DSM 17132 DNA window TACCAAACTTTTCAAGGAAAACAAAACTTTGATACATTCCTTATCAATAACACGAAAATACATTGCTCCATTTTATACCAAACCAAAAATTGCAGTATAGGATTTATATAAAACCAAAAGCAAGAAGACCATAAAACAAAAAAAGGGCCTTGCGCCCTTTCTGCTATTTTCTAAAGGATCAATATTTCTTGAAGATACTCGTAGCAATATGCCCTCCAAAACCGAAGGTATTGCTCATAGCAAATGTGATCTCCTTCTCTTGTGCTTTGCCTAAGGTGAAATTATAGGCTCCGTCAAATTCAGGTTCAATCTCCTGAGAGTTGATGGTAGGCGGAACAAATGACTGAGCTATAGCACCCACACAAGCTATGGCTTCAATGGCACCTGCAGCACCTAAAAGGTGTCCGGTCATGGATTTGGTGGCACTGATGTTCAAACTTTCTCTCCTACCAAAAACTTGTTCTATCCCTCTTAGCTCACTCAAATCTCCTTGAGGTGTGGAGGTAGCATGAGCATTTAAATAATCAATGTCCTCAGCACTGATCCCAGCTTCTTCTAAAGCTAAGCGCATACCTAAGGCCGCACCGTCCCCATTAGGATGAGTACCGGTCAAATGATAAGCATCTGAGGCCATACCTCCACCTACTACTTCTGCAAGGATATTGGCCCCTCTCTTCAAGGCATGCTCTAGCTCTTCCAACACCAAAGCTCCTGCACCTTCGCCCAAAACAAACCCATCTCTGTTGACATCAAAAGGCCTAGAAGCTTTAGAAAAGTCATCGTTCAAGGTAGACATAGCTCGGGAAGCATTGAATCCTCCTACGGTACTAGCTACCACAGGGGCTTCAGACCCTCCGGTGATCATCATATCTGCCTTATTCCATTTGATATAATTAAAGGCATCGATAATGGCAGTATTCGAAGTAGCACAAGCAGAAACCGTAGTGTAGTTCACTCCTCTTAAACCGTATTTCATAGCTACTATGCCTGAAGCAATGTTAGCTATCATCTTTGGTATAAAGAAAGGATTGAATCTAGGGGTTCCGTCGCCTAAAACATATTCTTTCACTTGCTCCTGGAAGGTTTCAATACCTCCGTTACCTGAGCCCCAGATGACGCCCACCCTATCTTTATTGATCGATTCAAAATCCAACTTAGCCTGCTCTACACTTTCAGCCACCGCAGCTAATGCGTACTGAGTGTACAGATCGTACTTCCTGGCATCAGACTTTTCCATGAATTGCAAAGGATCGAAACCTTTCACTTCACAAGCAAACTGAGTTTTGAACTTGGAGGCATCAAACTTAGTGATCTCTCCTACTCCGTTTTTACCATTCTTTAGGGCTTGCCAAAAATCCCTTACGTTATTACCTATTGGGGTAAGGGCTCCCAGGCCCGTAATTACTACTCTGCGCATTTAATTTTTACGTTAACTCGGGCAAGTTGCTCCATGCCCAAAATTTGACTAATGATTTCTATAGCTTTTTCTCTGTTCGTACTTGTATGATGGAAAATTCCTTCCAACTTTCCCTGCTCCATAGTCTGAACTAACCACTGCAAGGTATCATCCGTTAATTTTTGCAAGGAAGCTTGCACCTCTTCTTCAAAGGTAAGAAAATCTGAGAACAAGGCACCCAATATACTGATTCTTCCCCCTACTCTAGCCCTGGAATACACCGCCATAAACTGATCTAGCTTCTTCTGGGCATCTTTCCCCTCTACCCGGGAAATGAATTTATTCAGAACCCCTTCATGCCTTTCTAATATAGACAATACTAAAGAGGATTTGGTAGGAAAATAATAATGAACCGAGGAGTTTTTAATGCCCAGTTCTTTGGAAATATCAGAAAAACTAAAAGCATTGATCCCCCTAGTACGGACCAAATGGTCACCTAACACTATGATCTTTTCTCGGGTATTCATTTTATCTACCTACTAATAGATAGACAAAAGTAAAACATCTTTGTTTATGTTCCAATACAAAGTGTATTAGTTTTGTACGTAAACAGCAAATTTTATGGATTCAGCATTAACCCAAGATACCGTCAGAGTATTATTATCTGTGATTATTGGCCTAATTATTGGAGCGGAAAGGGAATACTGGAATAAATCAGCAGGCCTCAGAACCTTTATCCTGGTCAGCTTCGGAGCTTGCCTATTCACGCTACTTTCGGAAAAAATGGGGGTGCAAAGTCCGGAAAGAATTGCTTCAAACATAGTCACAGGCATAGGCTTTTTAGGTGCAGGGGTGATTTGGCAAGCCAGCAATAGAATAAGCGGCATTACCACCGCTACCTCCATCTGGGCTACCGCCTCGCTTGGACTTTGTGTAGGGATAGGTGAAATCAAATTAGCCTTCTTAGGTACTTTTATCGTACTATTTACCTTAAGAACCTTAAGTTACGTAGAAGAATGGTTTGATGCCTTGCATAAGATCAGAGAATACGAGTTAACCTTTCACAAAACCTATACCCCCGCCCATGTGAGAGCTTGGCTTGAAGAATTCGGTTTAAAAGGTGTGCTTATAGGCGAGGTAGGAGAAGGTGATTTAAGCAGATACACCTTTAGAGTGACTGGCAAAAGTGCATCCCATGCCGCTTTTACTATGGCACTTAGGACCCATTCAAAATGCAGGGATTACCGTTTCTGACCGGTAAAAGTATTTAACACTAAAGCCACAAAACCAAACAGCAGAACAAACAGAATACCGTTCAGACTATGCAAAAAGGTAGCCAAAGAAACTCCGTCCTGCTGAGACAGTCCATAAAGGGTAACGATCTTACCTACCAAAAGATGATAGCTTCCAATCCCTCCTACCGTGGGTATGGCCATACCTATAGTACCCATCACTAAGATGGTAAGAATAGCCAAAGAACTAAGATCAGCCCCTATAAAAATAGCTTTACACAAAACCATTGAAGAGAAGTAATACAATACCCAAATCAAGAAAGACTGACCTACAAACTTCCATGGATTATTCAAGTGAACCACACTCATGATTCCTTCTTTCAGGCCTTTGAATATCCCACCAAACTTCTGGTATATCTTTGTACTTTTAATCTTATACCTGAAAAAGAAAAGCAACAACAAACCCACTACTCCCATCCCTATTACAGCCCCAATAATCCTAACATCGGGTGCCAGTTCCACAAAAAGTCCATATATCCTATCAAACTCTAAGAGCAAATTCACTCCCACGAGGACCAGCAAAACCAAAACATCTGTCACTCTTTCCGCAATTACCGCCCCAAAAGACTTATCGAAGGGTATATCTGTAGTTTTTTGAAGACTTACTGCCCTAGCTACTTCCCCAGCTCTTGGAAAAACCAGGTTGGTCAAGTAACCTATCAAAACAGCTAATGTAGTTTTATAAACTGAAGGTTTATAACCCATAGATTCTAACATCAAACCCCATCTAGCTGCACGCAGAATATGAGAAATAAGCGCCAAAAAGGCACCAAGGATCACCCAGGAAAGCTTAGCACTTTTGAAATCCTCTA harbors:
- the fabF gene encoding beta-ketoacyl-ACP synthase II encodes the protein MRRVVITGLGALTPIGNNVRDFWQALKNGKNGVGEITKFDASKFKTQFACEVKGFDPLQFMEKSDARKYDLYTQYALAAVAESVEQAKLDFESINKDRVGVIWGSGNGGIETFQEQVKEYVLGDGTPRFNPFFIPKMIANIASGIVAMKYGLRGVNYTTVSACATSNTAIIDAFNYIKWNKADMMITGGSEAPVVASTVGGFNASRAMSTLNDDFSKASRPFDVNRDGFVLGEGAGALVLEELEHALKRGANILAEVVGGGMASDAYHLTGTHPNGDGAALGMRLALEEAGISAEDIDYLNAHATSTPQGDLSELRGIEQVFGRRESLNISATKSMTGHLLGAAGAIEAIACVGAIAQSFVPPTINSQEIEPEFDGAYNFTLGKAQEKEITFAMSNTFGFGGHIATSIFKKY
- a CDS encoding TetR/AcrR family transcriptional regulator; this encodes MNTREKIIVLGDHLVRTRGINAFSFSDISKELGIKNSSVHYYFPTKSSLVLSILERHEGVLNKFISRVEGKDAQKKLDQFMAVYSRARVGGRISILGALFSDFLTFEEEVQASLQKLTDDTLQWLVQTMEQGKLEGIFHHTSTNREKAIEIISQILGMEQLARVNVKIKCAE
- a CDS encoding MgtC/SapB family protein, giving the protein MDSALTQDTVRVLLSVIIGLIIGAEREYWNKSAGLRTFILVSFGACLFTLLSEKMGVQSPERIASNIVTGIGFLGAGVIWQASNRISGITTATSIWATASLGLCVGIGEIKLAFLGTFIVLFTLRTLSYVEEWFDALHKIREYELTFHKTYTPAHVRAWLEEFGLKGVLIGEVGEGDLSRYTFRVTGKSASHAAFTMALRTHSKCRDYRF
- a CDS encoding lysylphosphatidylglycerol synthase transmembrane domain-containing protein, translating into MIKKWISYLVPLVLGLALLNWVFNEIDLSKTLEDFKSAKLSWVILGAFLALISHILRAARWGLMLESMGYKPSVYKTTLAVLIGYLTNLVFPRAGEVARAVSLQKTTDIPFDKSFGAVIAERVTDVLVLLVLVGVNLLLEFDRIYGLFVELAPDVRIIGAVIGMGVVGLLLLFFFRYKIKSTKIYQKFGGIFKGLKEGIMSVVHLNNPWKFVGQSFLIWVLYYFSSMVLCKAIFIGADLSSLAILTILVMGTIGMAIPTVGGIGSYHLLVGKIVTLYGLSQQDGVSLATFLHSLNGILFVLLFGFVALVLNTFTGQKR